One genomic segment of Synechocystis sp. LKSZ1 includes these proteins:
- the psaK gene encoding photosystem I reaction center subunit PsaK: MSSLFLLAQVTPTTAQWSLSIGLIMSFCNLFAFVIGYFAIQKTGQGTGLPLPQLASKKTFGLPELLATMSFGHILGAGMVLGLASTGVL; the protein is encoded by the coding sequence ATGTCTAGCCTCTTCTTGCTGGCCCAAGTGACCCCGACCACTGCGCAGTGGAGCCTGTCCATTGGCCTGATCATGAGTTTTTGCAATCTGTTTGCCTTCGTCATTGGCTATTTTGCCATTCAAAAAACGGGTCAAGGAACGGGCCTACCCTTGCCCCAACTGGCTTCGAAAAAAACCTTTGGCCTGCCGGAATTACTCGCTACCATGAGCTTCGGCCATATCCTCGGTGCAGGCATGGTACTTGGGCTAGCTAGCACAGGAGTTCTGTAG
- a CDS encoding SLC13 family permease: MTLVQSWLNSHQILLTLVVIGCALVMFVGEWLPIDLTALLVTVVLIVLGLVSPEEGIAGFGNSATITVMAMFILSYGITRTGIIQIVRDFLVRWGGKSAGQQIMVLGLVVGPITAFINNTAVVAVFLPIVEEWARQRKISVSKLMIPLSYATVLGGMITVIGTSTNILASGLAKKLTGQEFSLFQFTPLGLLTFGLGLLYLVCLAPRLLPDRKPAVVGKITEEYQLKDYVSEIIIPPRSSLIGQTLRQSEIQRKFDIDVLEIIHNETHFPQPLADKVLSLGDILIVRGSRDDLLKIKAERGIEILADIKFSEADIEETLKEGEEKIAEVLILSNSRLIGSTLKELRFRQRYNATVIAVRRGEEILRQRLGKVKLKFGDLLLVQGPKESFLGLQTTRELLVLEEKSWENLRLEKAWIALAIIVAVVVVAAVDWMPILVSSLMGVLLMVITGCLKPGEVYGAIRWDIIFLLAGLIPLGTAMDNSGTTRWLAEGLVSFGGHLSGYWILLLFYAATALLTEILSNNATVVLMLPIAFEVAKSLALNPLAFMFVVTFAASNSYMTPIGYQTNTMVYGPGGYKFFDFTRVGAPLTIMLALLTPLFTILLYGLKPA, translated from the coding sequence ATGACCCTTGTACAAAGCTGGCTCAATTCCCACCAAATCCTCTTGACCCTCGTGGTGATTGGATGCGCTCTGGTCATGTTTGTAGGGGAATGGTTGCCCATTGACCTCACAGCCCTTTTGGTGACGGTGGTGCTAATCGTCTTGGGTCTGGTGAGTCCAGAGGAAGGCATTGCCGGTTTTGGCAATTCTGCCACCATTACCGTAATGGCTATGTTTATCCTCAGTTACGGCATCACCCGAACAGGGATTATCCAAATTGTGCGGGATTTTTTGGTGCGTTGGGGTGGCAAAAGCGCCGGGCAACAAATTATGGTATTGGGCCTAGTGGTGGGGCCAATTACAGCGTTTATCAACAATACAGCGGTGGTGGCGGTCTTTTTGCCAATTGTGGAGGAATGGGCCCGGCAACGGAAGATTTCTGTCTCCAAGCTAATGATTCCCCTATCCTACGCCACGGTTTTGGGGGGCATGATTACTGTCATTGGTACTTCGACCAATATTTTGGCCAGCGGTCTGGCCAAAAAACTCACAGGCCAGGAATTCAGTCTGTTTCAATTTACGCCCCTTGGCCTGCTCACCTTTGGTTTGGGTTTGCTGTACTTGGTTTGCCTGGCCCCCCGGCTCTTACCTGACCGTAAACCCGCTGTTGTTGGCAAAATTACTGAAGAGTACCAACTGAAGGATTACGTTAGTGAAATTATTATTCCACCCCGTTCTAGTCTGATTGGCCAAACCCTGCGGCAGAGTGAAATTCAGCGAAAATTTGACATTGATGTACTGGAAATTATTCACAATGAGACCCATTTTCCCCAACCCCTAGCGGATAAAGTACTTTCTTTGGGAGATATTCTCATTGTTCGAGGAAGTCGGGATGATCTTTTAAAAATTAAGGCGGAGCGTGGCATCGAAATTTTGGCGGATATTAAATTTTCCGAAGCCGATATTGAAGAAACCCTCAAGGAAGGAGAGGAAAAAATTGCCGAGGTACTTATTCTTTCCAACTCCCGTTTAATCGGCTCGACTCTCAAGGAACTGCGCTTTCGCCAACGCTACAATGCCACGGTGATTGCCGTCCGACGGGGAGAAGAAATTCTGCGGCAACGACTGGGGAAGGTCAAACTCAAATTTGGGGATCTGCTGCTGGTACAAGGCCCTAAGGAAAGCTTTTTAGGCTTACAAACAACGCGGGAACTATTGGTTTTAGAAGAGAAAAGTTGGGAAAATCTACGTTTAGAAAAGGCTTGGATTGCTCTGGCTATTATTGTTGCCGTGGTGGTCGTAGCGGCCGTTGATTGGATGCCGATCCTGGTCAGCAGTTTAATGGGGGTGTTGTTGATGGTGATCACGGGTTGCCTTAAACCCGGAGAAGTTTACGGGGCCATTCGTTGGGACATTATTTTTCTGCTGGCGGGCCTAATTCCGCTGGGAACGGCCATGGACAATTCGGGGACGACCCGCTGGCTGGCGGAGGGCCTGGTCAGTTTCGGTGGTCATCTCTCCGGCTACTGGATTCTTTTGCTCTTCTACGCGGCGACGGCCCTGTTGACGGAAATTTTGTCGAACAATGCCACAGTGGTGTTGATGTTGCCCATTGCCTTTGAAGTGGCGAAAAGCCTGGCCCTCAATCCCCTGGCTTTTATGTTTGTGGTCACCTTTGCCGCCTCCAATAGCTACATGACCCCCATTGGCTATCAGACGAACACCATGGTTTACGGGCCAGGGGGCTATAAGTTCTTTGACTTTACCCGCGTGGGTGCACCTTTGACGATCATGTTAGCTTTATTAACCCCCTTGTTTACGATTTTGCTCTATGGTCTGAAACCAGCCTAG
- the pstB gene encoding phosphate ABC transporter ATP-binding protein PstB encodes MVNNRSESQTTKQQAAIKAEVQDLNFYYGGQAQALKHINLKVFENQVTALIGPSGCGKTTLLRCFNRMHDLYPNNRYEGGIMMDGVNILSRKVDPIEVRMRISMVFQKPNPFPKSIYENVAYGLRVKGIKSASIIDEKVEHALRGAALWDEVKDRLHGLAYDLSGGQQQRLCIARALVSDPEIVLFDEPTSALDPIATGSIEELMRTLREQVTILIVTHSMQQAARISDYTAFMYLGEMMEFGATHQVFEQPVKQQTRDYVSGRFG; translated from the coding sequence ATGGTAAACAATCGCTCCGAATCCCAAACCACCAAACAACAGGCTGCTATCAAAGCCGAGGTTCAAGACCTGAACTTTTACTACGGTGGCCAGGCCCAGGCCCTTAAACACATTAACTTAAAGGTTTTTGAAAATCAGGTAACGGCTCTGATTGGCCCCTCTGGTTGCGGTAAAACCACCCTCCTGCGTTGCTTTAACCGCATGCATGACCTCTATCCTAATAACCGCTATGAAGGTGGCATCATGATGGACGGGGTTAACATTCTCAGCCGCAAGGTGGATCCTATCGAAGTGCGGATGCGGATTAGCATGGTGTTCCAGAAACCCAATCCCTTCCCTAAATCCATTTACGAAAACGTGGCCTACGGCCTGCGAGTCAAGGGGATTAAATCCGCCAGCATCATCGACGAAAAAGTCGAACATGCCCTGCGGGGAGCGGCTCTGTGGGATGAAGTTAAAGACCGTCTCCATGGCCTAGCCTACGACCTTTCCGGGGGACAACAGCAACGTCTCTGCATTGCCCGGGCCCTCGTCTCCGATCCCGAAATTGTGCTCTTTGACGAGCCCACGTCGGCCCTAGATCCCATTGCCACCGGCAGTATTGAGGAATTGATGCGGACACTGCGGGAACAGGTCACGATTCTGATTGTGACCCACAGTATGCAACAGGCCGCTCGCATCTCCGACTACACCGCCTTTATGTACCTAGGGGAAATGATGGAGTTTGGTGCGACTCACCAGGTCTTTGAACAGCCAGTCAAACAGCAGACTCGGGACTACGTTTCTGGCCGTTTTGGGTAA
- the pstA gene encoding phosphate ABC transporter permease PstA → MTNYQSESLMAVQANVKFRERLNKGFAIAGLGIIVVSVLILLLLVLGMFFQGIGRLTPQFFLNFPSRNPEEAGILSAWVGTILVMSVTAIISVPVGIASGIYLEEYARKNWLADVIEINVTNLAGVPSIVYGLLALGLFVYQFKLGQSILAAGLTLALLILPIVIVTTRESLRAIPSSLREAAYALGASKWQMIWDHILPYSLGSIMTGIIIGLSRAIGETAPVITIGALTFIAFLPDSPFQDFPKNVFAWLFAPFTVMPIQMFNWVSRPEPEFEVNAAAAGTVLTVMTLSMNGLAIYLRYHFRKGIKW, encoded by the coding sequence ATGACAAATTATCAGTCTGAGTCCTTGATGGCTGTTCAGGCCAACGTTAAATTTCGAGAACGCCTTAATAAAGGGTTTGCCATTGCTGGCCTGGGGATTATCGTCGTTTCTGTCCTGATTTTATTGCTCCTGGTGTTGGGCATGTTCTTCCAGGGTATTGGCCGACTCACTCCCCAATTTTTTCTGAACTTTCCTAGTCGTAATCCTGAAGAAGCTGGTATTCTCTCCGCCTGGGTCGGCACGATTTTAGTGATGTCAGTCACGGCTATTATTTCCGTGCCAGTGGGCATTGCTTCGGGGATTTATCTGGAGGAGTACGCTCGTAAGAACTGGCTAGCGGATGTGATTGAAATTAATGTCACCAACCTAGCCGGGGTTCCTTCCATTGTCTATGGTCTCTTGGCCCTAGGCCTGTTTGTTTACCAATTCAAGCTTGGTCAGAGCATACTAGCCGCGGGGTTGACCCTGGCGTTACTGATTTTACCCATCGTGATTGTGACCACCCGAGAATCCCTACGGGCCATTCCCTCCAGCCTGCGGGAAGCTGCCTACGCGCTGGGAGCCAGCAAATGGCAAATGATTTGGGATCACATCTTGCCCTACTCCCTGGGCAGTATCATGACGGGGATTATTATCGGTCTGTCTCGGGCGATTGGTGAAACGGCACCGGTAATCACCATCGGGGCTTTGACCTTTATTGCCTTCTTACCCGATTCCCCCTTCCAGGATTTTCCCAAAAATGTTTTTGCTTGGCTCTTTGCGCCCTTCACGGTGATGCCGATCCAGATGTTTAACTGGGTCTCTCGTCCTGAACCTGAATTCGAGGTCAACGCAGCGGCGGCGGGGACAGTGCTAACGGTGATGACCCTCAGTATGAATGGCCTTGCTATTTACCTCCGCTATCATTTTCGTAAAGGAATCAAATGGTAA